A stretch of Podospora bellae-mahoneyi strain CBS 112042 chromosome 5, whole genome shotgun sequence DNA encodes these proteins:
- a CDS encoding hypothetical protein (COG:G; EggNog:ENOG503NVPQ), giving the protein MRFSTAFIMASVAQAAAVVRQTEGFAPGADGKYTISAPGIKAQFIPYGATLTNLFVRDKNGDDIDVVLGYDDIDYYPVDPGHPVYNAIPGRYANRIGNGKYSIDGVEYTTQKNDGDNTLHSGTNNWSFRFWEVTALSEDSITFSILDKSNSSQGFFGDVKSSVTYSVTDSTWKIKITADSLDQKTPILLTQHTYFNLDAYRNPATSLIWDHTLHLPYSSRYLEADQGALPTGKILTAAPGSINDFASSANLKFGHSRDDPKFQGNCGANGACEGYNGYWLIEDAPENAVVLTLASEFSGVKAELRTDQPGVVIYSCSWMDGSADVKKSTQGLGEKNNKVVKSSCVAIEAQDYPDGINKPEWGRLEKQIFGPGERYVQETSWTFGLV; this is encoded by the exons ATGGCCTCGGTCGCTCAGGCAGCGGCGGTTGTCCGCCAGACTGAAGGGTTTGCCCCGGGTGCTGATGGGAAATATACCATTTCCGCTCCCGGGATCAAGGCTCAG TTCATCCCCTACGGCGCCACGCTCACCAACCTCTTTGTTAGAGATAAGAACGGCGATGATATTGATGTTGTCTTGGGATACGACGACATTGACTACTACC CCGTCGATCCAGGCCATCCCGTCTACAACGCCATCCCGGGACGCTACGCCAACCGCATCGGCAACGGGAAATACTCCATCGACGGCGTCGAGTACACCACGCAGAAAAACGACGGCGACAACACCCTCCACAGCGGGACGAACAACTGGTCGTTCCGCTTCTGGGAGGTGACTGCCCTGTCGGAGGACTCGATCACTTTTTCGATTTTGGACAAGTCCAACTCTTCCCAGGGGTTTTTCGGCGACGTCAAGTCGAGCGTGACATACAGCGTGACCGACAGCACGTGGAAAATAAAGATCACGGCTGATTCGCTTGATCAAAAGACTC CGATCCTCCTGACTCAGCACACCTacttcaacctcgacgcCTACCGCAACCCGGCCACCTCCCTGATCTGGGACcacaccctccacctcccctacTCCTCCCGCTACCTCGAAGCCGACCAAGGCGCCCTCCCCACCGGCAAGAtcctcaccgccgccccgGGCTCCATCAACGActttgcctcctccgccaacctcaagTTCGGCCACTCCCGCGATGACCCCAAGTTCCAGGGCAACTGCGGCGCCAACGGCGCGTGCGAGGGGTACAACGGGTACTGGCTCATCGAGGACGCCCCCGAGAACGCGGTCGTCCTGACGCTGGCGAGCGAGTTTAGTGGTGTCAAGGCGGAGCTGAGGACTGATCAGCCCGGGGTGGTGATTTATTCTTGCTCGTGGATGGACGGGAGCGCGGACGTGAAGAAGAGCACCCAGgggctgggggagaagaaCAACAAGGTTGTCAAGAGCAGCTGTGTCGCGATTGAGGCGCAGGATTATCCTGATGGGATTAACAAGCCGGAGTGGGGACGTCTCGAGAAGCAGATCTTTGGGCCGGGGGAGCGGTATGTTCAGGAGACTTCTTGGACTTTTGGACTGGTTTAA
- a CDS encoding hypothetical protein (EggNog:ENOG503PCGP; COG:S), whose amino-acid sequence MNRLALAHPKIRRLAFSRQALFVGLAICFVWFVTVSMRNDVSEHWSRLGLQLPDLRKQPQRMPTHNVLPPLAPRIPCYGPRGHLLGHSPDDDLVEKEIDGPYPIPFAGSFEALGFDLTYMTAENRYGPYGYGEDKQDYKRQKVDWANLDWGKLQNECFYRNRERFPEAAEPLNDTRIETRFTYRKNAPFSEIRHWHEFEPSRRTAIVVRVWKGYEYSSEDMYYIRSLIAETSLKSGGEYQVILLVDMKDYEGYKPEIFASRELYEQGLKDAGVPPEFASIAILWDNRLLDSWYPDVEEHRTMWQVFQPMQLLALFYPEFDHWWQVEMDMRFMGDAGKMLDRLALFAREEPRKQALERATFWHMINEIGDYEEFSKQVDKANNGGSLAWGPMRVREILPIGPEPPVSDPRNETFHWGVGEEADVITTSYCNDANKPNSWVFKEWIYGFKKGVQTPRYYCPPAIMRGSRTLLLAIHQAQVEQGIRVPSEATLPSFALWHGLKLSFPQHPVFHRDNGDDKMQDEWWRGGPRASKSGNGPDNLDHPRGMGLTFWWESDFPRQIFSAWTGRKLEEGVDFPWLLHQQDGQIFAPNIIMHPMKHIKDDQE is encoded by the exons atgAACCGTCTGGCTTTGGCCCATCCCAAGATACGGCGCCTGGCCTTCAGTCGTCAGGCGCTGTTCGTCGGCCTCGCCATATGCTTCGTCTGGTTCGTCACCGTGTCGATGCGCAACGATGTTTCGGAGCACTGGTCACGGCTCGGCCTTCAGCTTCCCGATCTGCGGAAACAACCTCAACGGATGCCAACTCACAATGTCCTACCACCACTCGCTCCGCGCATTCCCTGTTACGGTCCCCGTGGACACCTTCTGGGACATAGCCCCGACGACGACcttgttgagaaggagattgatggCC CCTACCCAATCCCATTTGCCGGCTCCTTTGAGGCCCTCGGCTTTGACTTGACCTACATGACGGCCGAAAACCGCTACGGACCCTATGGCTACGGCGAAGACAAGCAGGACTATAAGCGCCAAAAGGTCGACTGGGCCAACCTTGACTGGGGCAAGCTGCAGAATGAGTGCTTCTACCGAAACCGAGAGCGCTTCCCCGAAGCCGCCGAGCCATTGAACGACACGCGCATCGAGACCCGATTCACCTACCGAAAGAACGCCCCTTTCTCGGAAATCAGGCACTGGCACGAATTCGAGCCAAGCAGGAGGACCGCCATTGTGGTGCGCGTGTGGAAGGGATACGAGTACTCGTCTGAGGATATGTACTACATCCGCTCGCTCATTGCTGAAACGTCGCTCAAGTCCGGTGGCGAGTACCAGGTCATTCTTCTGGTCGACATGAAGGATTACGAGGGATACAAGCCCGAGATTTTTGCTTCGAGAGAGCTGTACGAGCAAGGTCTGAAGGATGCCGGCGTTCCTCCCGAGTTTGCCTCGATTGCGATTCTGTGGGACAACCGGCTCCTGGACAGCTGGTACCCGGACGTTGAGGAGCATCG CACCATGTGGCAGGTGTTCCAGCCCATGCAGCTCCTCGCGCTCTTTTACCCCGAGTTTGATCACTGGTGGCAGGTCGAAATGGACATGCGCTTCATGGGTGATGCCGGCAAGATGCTTGACAGGCTGGCACTCTTTGCGCGCGAGGAGCCCCGCAAGCAGGCCCTCGAGCGTGCCACTTTCTGGCATATGATTAACGAAATCGGAGATTACGAAGAATTCTCAAAGCAGGTTGACAAGGCGAACAACGGCGGCTCTTTGGCTTGGGGTCCCATGAGAGTGAGGGAAATCTTGCCCATTGGGCCCGAGCCTCCGGTATCCGACCCGCGCAACGAAACCTTCCACTGGGGCGTCGGCGAAGAGGCTGACGTGATCACGACCTCGTACTGCAACGACGCCAACAAACCGAATAGCTGGGTGTTCAAGGAGTGGATTTACGGCTTTAAGAAAGGCGTTCAGACACCCCGCTACTACTGCCCACCGGCCATTATGCGTGGCAGCAGAACGCTGCTCCTGGCCATTCACCAAGCCCAAGTCGAGCAAGGGATCCGTGTGCCAAGCGAGGCCACTCTCCCAAGCTTTGCGCTCTGGCACGGACTCAAGCTCAGCTTCCCTCAGCACCCCGTCTTCCACCGCGACAACGGCGATGACAAGATGCAGGATGAGTGGTGGCGCGGTGGGCCCCGGGCCAGCAAATCCGGCAACGGCCCCGACAATCTCGACCATCCTCGGGGCATGGGCCTGACTTTCTGGTGGGAATCGGACTTCCCTCGTCAAATCTTCAGCGCGTGGACAGGCcgcaagctggaggagggcgtcGACTTCCCCTGGTTATTACATCAGCAAGACGGGCAAATATTTGCACCCAATATCATAATGCATCCGATGAAGCACATCAAGGACGACCAGGAATGA
- the DIM1_2 gene encoding Dimethyladenosine transferase (BUSCO:EOG0926506U; EggNog:ENOG503P1R3; COG:A; COG:D) — translation MSFVLPHLETGWHVDQAILSEEERLVVIRFGRDGSSACMRQDEVLYRIADKVKNFAVIYVCDIEKVPDFNTMYELYDECTLMFFFRNKHMMIDLGTGDNNKIKWVLEDKQELIDIIETVYRGAKKGRGLVVSPKDYSTRHRY, via the exons ATGTC TTTCGTACTGCCACACTTGGAGACCGGCTGGCACGTCGACCAAGCTATCCTTAGCGAAGAAGAGCGCCTGGTAGTCATCAGGTTTGGCAGAGATGGCAGCAGTGCGTGTATGCGACAAGATGAGGTGCTCTACCGCATCGCcgacaaggtcaagaacTTTGCAGTCATCT ACGTTTGCGACATCGAGAAGGTCCCCGACTTCAACACAATGTACGAGCTCTACGACGAGTGCACCCTCATGTTCTTCTTCCGCAACAAGCACATGATGATCGATCTGGGTACCggtgacaacaacaagatcaagtGGGTGCTGGAAGACAAGCAGGAGCTCATCGACATTATCGAGACGGTATATCGGGGTGCGAAGAAGGGCCGTGGTCTGGTGGTCAGCCCCAAGGACTATTCCACGAGACATCGGTACTAA
- the TMP1 gene encoding Thymidylate synthase (COG:F; EggNog:ENOG503NXI6; BUSCO:EOG09263RVR), which translates to MTVEAPSTTPAAPAAAPAATTPLKRHEEYQYLDLVRDILENGELRRDRTGTGTYSLFAPSPLKFSLSTPTGTPLLPLLTTKRVFTRAIILELLWFISGSTSSLPLSSQNVKIWDGNGSRAFLDSLGLTHREEGDLGPVYGFQWRHFGAEYVDSKTDYTGQGVDQLARIVQTLKTNPYDRRLILSAWNPKDMSQMVLPPCHMFAQFYVSYPRSRKETEEGREVKGHLHCQLYQRSCDMGLGVPFNIASYALLTHMLAHVCDLVPGSLTHVMGDAHVYLNHVDALKTQLEREPREFPELEIKREKGGSIDGWKLEDFEIKGYNPHKVISMEMSV; encoded by the exons ATGACAGTTGAAGCcccttccacaacccccGCCGCGCCGGCCGCGgccccagcagccaccacccccctaaaAAGACACGAAGAATACCAATACCTCGACCTCGTCCGCGACATCCTCGAAAACGGTGAACTCCGCCGGGACCG AACCGGGACAGGCACCTACTCCCTCttcgccccctcccccctcaagttctccctctccaccccaacaggaacccccctcctccccctcctaaCCACAAAACGTGTCTTTACCCGCGCCATAATCCTCGAACTCCTCTGGTTCATCTCCggctccacctcctccctccccttgtcCTCCCAAAACGTCAAAATTTGGGACGGCAACGGCTCCCGCGCCTTCCTCGACAGCCTAGGCCTCACCCACCGCGAAGAGGGCGACCTTGGCCCCGTGTACGGCTTCCAGTGGCGCCACTTTGGCGCAGAGTACGTTGACTCCAAAACAGACTACACCGGCCAGGGCGTCGACCAGCTCGCGCGCATCGTCCAGACCCTCAAGACGAACCCGTACGATAGGAGGTTGATCCTCTCGGCGTGGAACCCAAAGGACATGAGCCAGATGGTCCTCCCGCCGTGTCACATGTTTGCCCAGTTTTATGTCTCGTATCCTAGGTCGAGGAaagagacggaggaggggagggaggtcaAGGGGCATCTACACTGTCAACTGTACCAGCGGAGTTGTgatatggggttgggggtgccgTTTAATATCGCGAGTTATGCGCTGCTGACGCACATGCTGGCCCATGTGTGTGATTTGGTGCCGGGGAGCTTGACGCACGTGATGGGGGATGCGCATGTGTATTTGAATCATGTTGATGCTCTCAAGACGCAGCTGGAAAGAGAACCGAGGGAGTTCCCAGAGTTGGAGATCAagagggagaaagggggaagTATTGATGGGTGGAAGTTGGAAGATTTCGAGATCAAGGGGTATAACCCGCACAAGGTTATCTCGATGGAGATGTCTGTATAG
- a CDS encoding hypothetical protein (COG:M; EggNog:ENOG503NUQQ; CAZy:GT4) yields MDQDQRPSSPSTTLASRHHNENTDSLPAPTVVPSSPSQAQNGSGSPRFARQLASSPAAIQEQERAISPLSSPVAPSTLAQPQQSSSSDRASSLFADPHEQSSDHTHTDNRSHPDHYNHKSLRPVVHAVNAAMAFEKGRKFSTGTSVHRKRQMSTLVEKEGHFGPALTTLYLGVSAVFSDDHTAVVALAIHDTVYLVDFSVKHIMLDDAMKMGADLIADHVIAEVEKYEHENFAKFIGAGLPTTLKYMSPSLCSRLWLELDIVPIVMRPDDEHKEKSFWDVKRVDEQADSMARKCIMNFGPSLVPLLHVGWRGIVQTDAGFRAHLTTVQNHKDTCSHATWETMLTYAKKLRANKTKIAFFSSTPQGGGVALMRHALVRFARLMGVDLTWYVPKPRPGVFRITKNIHNILQGVSHPDQRVSAEEKQSIIDWITDNANRYWFSEGGPLCSPADGGADVVIIDDPQMPGLIPLIKKATPDRPVLYRSHIQIRSDLVAKAGSPQADIWDFLWSNIQGADMFISHPIPIFVPHTVPREKVVYLPATTDWLDGLNKHLNKWDSGYYGHIYNVACHSQRMTELNWPARKYIIQVARFDPAKGIPTVIDSYAEFRRRCDKQGLTDVPQLVVCGNGSVDDPDASLIYDQTMSQLETYYPDLIKDVSVMRLDPNDQLINTLLANAHVVLQLSTREGFEVKVSEALHAGRPVIVTATGGIPLQVKDKVNGFLVQPGDWKAVAGHLMELFADEELWKKMSHAAATGVSDEIGTVGNALGWFYLAAKWNEVGVEKHGKGGLKGNEKWVNDMAREEAGFPYAEGENRLPRHFTQSKEVPVHTK; encoded by the exons ATGGATCAGGATCAGCgcccctcctcaccgtcgACCACCCTTGCTTCCCGCCACCATAACGAAAACACCGACAGCCTCCCAGCGCCAACCGTCGtcccatcctcgccatcccaaGCCCAGAACGGGTCTGGGTCCCCCCGCTTTGCCCGTCAACTGGCCTCGTCCCCAGCTGCGATCCAGGAACAGGAAAGAGCTATAAGCCCCTTGTCCTCCCCCGTTGCTCCCTCCACTCTcgctcaacctcaacaatcttcttcctctgatCGTGCCAGTTCTTTGTTTGCAGATCCACACGAGCAGAGCTCAGATCATACACATACAGATAATCGATCCCATCCCGATCATTACAACCACAAGAGTCTTCGTCCTGTCGTACACGCTGTCAACGCAGCCATGGCGTTCGAAAAGGGACGCAAGTTCTCCACGGGCACTTCGGTGCACCGCAAGCGCCAGATGAGCACAttggtggagaaggaaggTCACTTTGGTCCTGCCCTCACC ACCCTCTACCTCGGTGTCTCGGCCGTCTTCTCAGACGACCACACGGCCGTCGTAGCCCTGGCAATTCACGACACAGTCTATCTCGTGGACTTTTCCGTCAAGCATATTATGCTGGACGACGCCATGAAGATGGGGGCCGATCTGATTGCTGACCACGTGATTGCCGAAGTGGAAAAGTACGAGCACGAGAACTTTGCCAAGTTTATCGGTGCTGGTCTGCCCACGACGCTCAAGTACATGAGCCCGAGCTTGTGCTCGAGGCTGTGGCTGGAGCTGGATATTGTGCCGATTGTGATGCGGCCGGACGATGAGCACAAGGAGAAGTCGTTTTGGGATGTGAAGAGGGTGGACGAGCAGGCTGATTCTATGGCGCGGAAGTGTATCAT GAACTTTGGCCCCTCTCttgttcctcttcttcacgTTGGCTGGCGAGGAATTGTCCAGACTGATGCTGGCTTCCGAGCCCACCTTACGACAGTCCAGAACCACAAGGACACTTGCAGCCATGCTACGTGGGAGACCATGTTGACGTATGCGAAGAAGCTCCGCGcgaacaagaccaagattGCCTTCTTCAGTTCCACAcctcaaggtggtggtgtggctcTGATGCGTCACGCATTGGTCCGTTTTGCCCGTCTCATGGGGGTGGACTTGACTTGGTATG TCCCCAAGCCTCGTCCTGGTGTCTTCCGTATCACCAAGAACATCCACAACATTCTCCAGGGTGTGAGCCACCCCGACCAACGAGtctcggccgaggagaagcagTCTATCATTGACTGGATCACCGACAATGCGAACCGTTACTGGTTCTCTGAGGGTGGGCCACTGTGCTCGCCCGCGGACGGTGGTGCTGATGTTGTCATT ATTGACGACCCGCAAATGCCGGGCCTCATCCCCCTGATCAAGAAAGCCACTCCTGACCGGCCCGTCCTCTACCGCTCCCACATCCAGATCCGCAGCGACCTGGTCGCCAAGGCCGGCTCGCCCCAAGCCGACATCTGGGACTTCTTGTGGTCCAACATCCAAGGCGCAGACATGTTCAtctcccaccccatccccatctttGTCCCCCACACTGTCCCCCGAGAGAAGGTCGTCTACctcccagcaacaaccgACTGGCTCGACGGCCTGAACAAGCACCTCAACAAGTGGGACAGTGGTTACTACGGCCACATCTACAACGTGGCCTGCCACTCACAGCGCATGACGGAGCTGAACTGGCCAGCGAGGAAGTATATCATCCAAGTTGCGAGATTTGACCCTGCGAAAGGCATCCCTACCGTGATTGACTCCTATGCCGAATTCCGTCGCAGGTGTGACAAGCAAGGGCTCACCGATGTGCCTCAGTTGGTGGTTTGCGGAAACGGGTCCGTCGACGACCCGGACGCGAGCCTGATCTATGATCAGACCATGAGCCAGCTCGAGACGTACTACCCTGACCTGATCAAGGATGTGAGCGTCATGAGGCTGGATCCGAATGATCAGCTGATCAATACCCTGCTTGCCAACGCGCACGTCGTGCTGCAGTTGTCAACTCGGGAGGGATTCGAGGTCAAAGTTTCGGAAGCACTTCATGCGGGTAGACCGGTGATTGTGACTGCCACGGGGGGCATTCCGCTgcaggtcaaggacaaggtgAATGGGTTTTTGGTCCAGCCGGGGGATtggaaggcggtggcggggcaCTTGATGGAGCTCTTTGCGGATGAGGAGCtgtggaagaagatgagccATGCTGCTGCCACGGGGGTGTCGGATGAGATCGGGACCGTGGGCAACGCGCTCGGGTGGTTTTATTTGGCGGCCAAGTGGAACGAGGTGGGCGTGGAAAAGCATGGGAAGGGAGGGCTGAAGGGGAATGAGAAGTGGGTGAATGATATGGcgagagaggaggcgggTTTCCCGTatgcggagggggagaataGGTTGCCGAGACACTTTACGCAGAGCAAAGAGGTGCCGGTGCATACCAAGTAA
- the SOD2_2 gene encoding Superoxide dismutase [Mn], mitochondrial (COG:P; antiSMASH:Cluster_2; EggNog:ENOG503NZG9) has translation MSSTLLRTVPALRGALRASAVKPAAALASTSFVRGKATLPDLPYDYNALEPYISSKIMELHHKKHHQTYVTGLNTALENIAKAEEKGDFTKAASIAPLLNFHGGGHVNHSLFWENLAPASREGGGEPKGDLKQAIEDDFGSFEDFRKQMNTTLAGIQGSGWAWLVKDKESDTLSIVTRANQDPVTGAFVPLLGIDAWEHAYYLQYENRKAEYFDAIWNIINWKTVAKRYD, from the exons ATGTCTTCCACTCTTCTTCGCACCGTCCCCGCGCTCCGTGGAGCTCTCCGGGCTTCGGCTGTcaagcctgctgctgctctcgcCAGCACCAGCTTCGTTCGCGGCAAGGCCACTCTCCCAGATCTTCCGT ATGACTACAATGCGCTCGAGCCTTACATCTCCTCCAAGATCATGGAGCTTCACCACAAGAAGCACCACCAAACATATGTGACCGGCCTTAACACGGCGCTGGAAAATATCGcaaaggccgaggagaagggtgaCTTCACCAAGGCTGCCTCGATTGCGCCTCTTCTCAACTTCCACGGTGGTGGTCACGTCAACCACTCTCTTTTCTGGGAGAACCTTGCCCCTGCCAGCagggagggcggtggtgagccTAAGGGAGACCTCAAG CAAGCCATTGAGGACGACTTTGGCAGCTTTGAGGACTTCCGAAAGCAGATGAACACCACTCTGGCTGGCATCCAGGGCAGCGGCTGGGCGTGGCtcgtcaaggacaaggagagCGACACTCTGAGCATCGTCACCCGCGCCAACCAGGACCCCGTTACCGGCGCCTTTGTGCCTCTTCTGGGCATTGACGCCTGGGAGCACGCGTACTACCTCCAGTACGAGAACCGCAAGGCCGAGTACTTTGATGCCATCTGGAACATCATCAACTGGAAGACGGTTGCCAAGAGATATGACTAA
- the PSF3 gene encoding DNA replication protein (antiSMASH:Cluster_2; COG:L; BUSCO:EOG09264O2D; EggNog:ENOG503P24V) has product MPYYDIDSILTDAEKIPCTFQLDIPDLGYLDNTPNQPLKAGTKVNLPLWLAEMLVIANTGGPDNKTFVTFDLPRALGNDVIQALKADPRAVPLRDQSAHFYGLATHMMDLSEEQELGSVLRKTFVTRAAEISLHARKVGGVSTKGKGKEEGSNLGIGGAGEEFLRGLDEWERKLFRKAHDGAKSGKEWMDSIKKN; this is encoded by the exons ATGCCTTACTACGACATTGACTCTATTCTCACCGACGCAGAG AAAATCCCATGTACCTTCCAGCTCGACATTCCTGACCTAGGCTACCTTGACAACACCCcgaaccaacccctcaaagCCGGAACAAAAGTTAACCTCCCACTATGGCTCGCCGAAATGCTTGTCATCGCCAACACCGGCGGTCCCGATAACAAGACCTTTGTCACATTCGACCTCCCCCGAGCTCTCGGAAACGACGTCATTCAAGCCCTCAAAGCCGACCCTCGAGCCGTCCCATTACGCGACCAGAGCGCCCATTTTTACGGGCTTGCAACACACATGATGGATCTATCTGAGGAACAAGAGCTGGGGAGTGTCCTGCGCAAGACGTTCGTCACTCGCGCTGCCGAGATCTCATTACATGCTCGCAAGGTTGGGGGCGTCAGCACtaaagggaaagggaaagaggaggggagtaatcttgggattggtggtgctggtgaggagTTCCTCAGAGGGCTGGAcgagtgggagaggaagctcTTCCGCAAGGCGCACGACGGCGCCAAGTCTGGGAAAGAGTGGATGGACAGTATCAAGAAGAACTGA
- a CDS encoding hypothetical protein (antiSMASH:Cluster_2; EggNog:ENOG503PRZU), giving the protein MSQPRAKPIEPGELDTHPGYARRNEVVRRADYLVQNYLEVPPHIQAAYNIITSRRQDWAMVDNATICHIIDSLPPGLTERKIYRRDDLKEPNPLNEPGYYQIMRRILTAEHIFYTGPLAGHILEQMGEPGGPFKYYLKQSNISITNLLHFTRAVSHKAQKPKLSPTEKKPPSQSSSSQPPSIDPPPDNSIIHPQFQYNNINRQSYFFEDMSRVLRKKPDNHTQLEHRTFLLPDSRSPHEYIDKGILKINSHTLLFDTTLNNTLLKLIQELDVRPGIIVKEFSFWPDGADSNLPETPSRWTDFYSVHHWLSDNYTIYPFALPSPNPPSGSGFVACMPKIYVLKKKTSSLGVSKLIGRARSLSRGASPSPGQPSS; this is encoded by the exons ATGTCGCAACCACGTGCAAAACCCATCGAGCCTGGAGAACTCGACACTCACCCGGGCTATGCTCGGAGGAACGAGGTTGTCAGAAGGGCTGACTACCTTGTTCAAAATTATCTCGAAGTACCTCCTCATATTCAAGCCGCATACAACATCATCACTAGTAGACGCCAAGATTGGGCCATGGTTGACAACGCGAC AATATGTCACATTATCGACTCACTCCCACCCGGGCTCACAGAGCGCAAGATTTACAGAAGAGACGACCTCAAGGAGCCCAACCCCTTGAACGAACCGGGCTACTACCAAATAATGCGCCGTATCCTCACCGCCGAACATATCTTCTACACAGGACCCCTAGCAGGACACATCCTTGAGCAAATGGGCGAGCCCGGCGGTCCTTTCAAGTACTACCTCAAACAatccaacatctccatcaccaacctcctccacttcaCCCGAGCCGTCTCCCACAAAGCCCAAAAGCCCAAGTTATCCCCCACCGAGAAGAAACCCCCGTCCCAAAGCTCCTCCAGCCAGCCCCCCTCCATCGACCCTCCACCCGACAACAGTATAATCCACCCACAGTTCCAgtacaacaacatcaaccgccAATCCTACTTCTTCGAAGACATGTCCCGCGTCCTCCGCAAAAAACCAGACAACCATACTCAGCTCGAGCACCGCacctttctcctccccgACTCTCGATCCCCCCACGAGTACATCGACAAAGGAATCCTCAAAATCAACTCCCACACCCTCCTGTTCGAcacaaccctcaacaacacccttctGAAACTCATCCAAGAGCTCGACGTCAGACCAGGTATCATCGTAAAAGAGTTCTCCTTCTGGCCAGACGGAGCGGACTCAAACCTGCCAGAGACACCCAGTAGATGGAC CGATTTCTACTCGGTCCACCACTGGCTCTCAGACAACTACACCATCTACCCTTTCGccctcccatctcccaaTCCTCCCTCTGGAAGCGGCTTCGTAGCCTGCATGCCCAAGATCTACGTCCTCAAGAAAAAGACGTCGTCGCTGGGTGTATCGAAGCTTATCGGAAGAGCGAGGAGTCTTAGTAGGGGtgcctcgccatctccaggGCAGCCATCATCATAG